One Nostocoides sp. HKS02 genomic window carries:
- a CDS encoding adenosine deaminase — MDPILRAPKALLHDHLDGGLRPQTIIEIADQIGYAGLPAGDAEGLGAWFRESADSGSLVRYLETFDHTIAVMQTADGLRRVARECVLDLAADGVVYAESRYAPEQHLEGGLELEDVVEAVNAGFREGEQAAAEAGTPIRVTALLTAMRHAAKSTEIAELAVRYRDRGVAGFDIAGAEAGFPPTRHLDAFEYLRRENAHFTIHAGEAFGLPSIWEAIQWCGADRLGHGVRIVDDLVVRDKPFGDDVAAAIAADPAEVHLGRLAAYVRDTRIPLEMCPSSNVQTGAAESVALHPISLLKRLRFRVTVNTDNRLMSGTTMSREMGLLVDEAGWTMDDLRWVTINAMKSAFIPFDERLAIIEGVVKPGYDALATS, encoded by the coding sequence ATGGACCCGATCCTGCGCGCGCCCAAGGCGCTCCTGCACGACCACCTCGACGGTGGCCTGCGGCCCCAGACGATCATCGAGATCGCCGACCAGATCGGGTATGCCGGGTTGCCGGCCGGCGACGCCGAGGGCCTGGGCGCGTGGTTCCGCGAGAGCGCCGACTCCGGCTCCCTCGTGCGTTACCTCGAGACGTTCGACCACACCATTGCCGTGATGCAGACGGCCGACGGCCTGCGCCGGGTGGCCCGTGAGTGCGTACTCGACCTTGCCGCGGACGGGGTGGTCTACGCCGAGAGTCGCTATGCCCCCGAGCAGCACCTCGAGGGCGGTCTCGAGCTCGAGGACGTCGTCGAGGCGGTCAACGCCGGGTTCCGCGAAGGCGAGCAGGCCGCGGCCGAGGCCGGGACGCCGATCCGGGTGACGGCCCTGCTCACCGCGATGCGCCACGCCGCCAAGAGCACCGAGATCGCCGAGCTGGCGGTCCGCTACCGCGACCGCGGCGTGGCTGGCTTCGACATCGCGGGGGCGGAAGCGGGTTTCCCGCCCACTCGTCACCTCGACGCGTTCGAGTACCTGCGCCGCGAGAACGCGCACTTCACGATCCACGCCGGCGAGGCGTTCGGTCTGCCCAGCATCTGGGAGGCCATCCAGTGGTGCGGCGCCGACCGGCTGGGGCACGGCGTACGCATCGTCGACGACCTCGTCGTGCGCGACAAGCCGTTCGGAGACGACGTCGCAGCGGCGATCGCCGCTGACCCGGCCGAGGTGCACCTCGGCCGCCTCGCGGCATACGTCCGGGACACGCGCATTCCGCTCGAGATGTGCCCGAGCAGCAATGTCCAGACCGGCGCTGCGGAATCCGTTGCGCTGCACCCGATCTCGCTGCTCAAGCGGCTACGGTTCCGGGTCACGGTCAACACGGACAACCGCCTCATGAGCGGCACGACGATGTCTCGCGAGATGGGTCTGCTCGTCGACGAGGCAGGCTGGACGATGGACGACCTGCGCTGGGTGACGATCAACGCCATGAAGTCGGCGTTCATCCCGTTCGACGAGCGCCTCGCGATCATCGAGGGCGTCGTCAAGCCCGGCTACGACGCGCTCGCGACGAGCTGA